One stretch of Streptomyces agglomeratus DNA includes these proteins:
- a CDS encoding peroxiredoxin yields MAVEVGDRAPDFELKDNHGRAVTLSGFQLSGGFPGDARNVVLLFYPFAFTGVCTGELRALREELPRFVNDDVQLLAVSTDSIHTLRVYAEQEDFEFPLLSDFWPHGEVSRAYGVFDEDKGCAVRGTFVIDKEGVVRWTVVNGLPDARDLNDYLKALGTL; encoded by the coding sequence ATGGCGGTCGAGGTGGGCGACAGGGCCCCGGACTTCGAGCTGAAGGACAACCACGGACGCGCCGTGACGCTGTCCGGCTTCCAGCTCTCCGGCGGCTTCCCCGGCGACGCCCGGAACGTGGTGCTGCTCTTCTACCCCTTCGCGTTCACCGGGGTCTGTACGGGCGAGCTGCGGGCGCTGCGCGAGGAGCTGCCGAGGTTCGTCAACGACGACGTACAGCTGCTCGCCGTGTCCACCGACTCCATCCACACCCTCCGCGTCTACGCCGAGCAGGAGGACTTCGAGTTCCCGCTGCTGTCGGACTTCTGGCCGCACGGTGAGGTCTCGCGCGCGTACGGGGTCTTCGACGAGGACAAGGGCTGCGCGGTGCGCGGCACCTTCGTCATCGACAAGGAGGGCGTGGTGCGCTGGACCGTGGTCAACGGCCTGCCCGACGCGCGGGACCTGAACGACTACCTCAAGGCGCTCGGCACGCTCTGA
- a CDS encoding potassium channel family protein encodes MKVQTAQTRWEERTHGLLLGLAGAFALAYAVPIVAPDANGLVRQVCLVTEWVVWGAFALDYVVRLVLSPGKWLFVRSHPLDLLAVLLPLLRPLQLLRLVSTLLLVGRRARMAPQIQLTTYVGGAVVGLLMFGSLAVLEVERDSPDGNIKTLGDAVWWSFTTMTTVGYGDHPPTTGLGRVLAVGLMLSGIALLGVVTANIAAWFISRFERDDVEERRQTAAIELLTAEVRALRAQVSELTSGAPGAPVPAPGTAEGPPVRTAPSPRLPEQTRQMDMP; translated from the coding sequence ATGAAGGTGCAGACGGCGCAGACCCGGTGGGAAGAGCGCACACACGGGCTCCTGCTGGGGCTGGCCGGGGCCTTCGCTCTCGCGTACGCGGTCCCGATAGTGGCGCCCGACGCCAACGGACTGGTGCGCCAGGTGTGCCTGGTGACCGAGTGGGTGGTGTGGGGGGCCTTCGCCCTGGACTACGTCGTACGGCTGGTCCTGTCCCCCGGCAAGTGGCTGTTCGTCCGCAGCCATCCGCTGGACCTGCTCGCCGTGCTGCTGCCGCTGCTGCGGCCCCTCCAGCTGCTGCGGCTCGTCTCCACGCTGCTGCTGGTCGGCCGGCGGGCCAGGATGGCGCCGCAGATACAGCTCACGACATACGTGGGCGGCGCGGTGGTGGGTCTGCTGATGTTCGGCTCGCTGGCCGTGCTGGAGGTCGAGCGGGACTCACCGGACGGGAACATCAAGACGCTGGGTGACGCCGTGTGGTGGTCGTTCACGACGATGACAACCGTCGGGTACGGCGACCACCCCCCCACGACGGGCCTCGGCCGGGTGCTTGCGGTGGGCCTGATGCTTTCGGGAATCGCGCTGCTCGGTGTGGTGACCGCGAACATCGCGGCCTGGTTCATCTCCCGCTTCGAGCGGGACGACGTCGAGGAACGCCGTCAGACGGCGGCGATCGAGCTGCTCACGGCGGAGGTGCGCGCCCTGCGGGCGCAGGTCTCGGAGCTGACGTCGGGGGCGCCGGGGGCGCCGGTCCCCGCGCCGGGCACGGCTGAGGGGCCGCCCGTGCGGACGGCCCCCTCACCGCGGCTTCCGGAACAGACGCGTCAGATGGACATGCCGTAG
- the aceE gene encoding pyruvate dehydrogenase (acetyl-transferring), homodimeric type, which produces MASGSDRNPIIIGGLPSQVPDFDPEETQEWLDSLDAAVDERGRERARYLMLRLIERAREKRVAVPEMRSTDYVNTIATKDEPFFPGNEEIERKVLNATRWNAAVMVSRAQRPGIGVGGHIATFASSASLYDVGFNHFFRGKDEGDGGDQIFFQGHASPGIYARAFLLDRLSEQQLDAFRQEKSKAPYGLSSYPHPRLMPDFWEFPTVSMGLGPLGAIYQARMNRYMEARGIADTSKSHVWAYLGDGEMDEPESLGQLSIAAREGLDNLTFVVNCNLQRLDGPVRGNGKVIQELESQFRGAGWNVIKLVWDRSWDPLLAQDRDGVLVNKLNTTPDGQFQTYATETGAYIRNHFFGDDHRLRAMVENMTDDQILHLGRGGHDHKKVYAAYAAAKAHKGQPTVILAQTVKGWTLGPNFEGRNATHQMKKLTVEDLKRFRDRLHIPITDKQLDEGYPPYYHPGRKSEEIQYMHDRRNALGGYVPTRVVRAKPLPLPVEKTYAAAKKGSGQQSIATTMAFVRVLKDLMRDKEIGKRFVLIAPDEYRTFGMDAFFPSAKIYNPLGQQYEAVDRDLLLAYKESPTGQMLHDGISEAGCTASLIAAGSAYATHGEPLIPVYVFYSMFGFQRTGDQFWQMADQLARGFVLGATAGRTTLTGEGLQHADGHSQLLASTNPGCVSYDPAFGYEIAHIVQDGLRRMYGENAEDVFYYLTVYNEPIQHPAEPENVDAEGILKGIYRFKEGEKGEIAAQIMASGVAVPWAVEAQRILAEEWNVKADVWSATSWNELRRDAVEADEYNLLHPEEEMRVPYVTRKLSGAQGPFVAVSDWMRSVPDQISRWVPGPYTSLGADGFGFADTRGAARRYFHIDAQSIVLAVLTELARDGRIDRSALKQAVDRYQLLDVTAADPGAAGGDA; this is translated from the coding sequence GTGGCTTCCGGATCCGATCGTAATCCGATCATCATTGGCGGCCTTCCGAGCCAGGTCCCGGACTTCGATCCTGAAGAGACCCAGGAATGGCTCGACTCCCTCGACGCCGCCGTCGACGAGCGGGGCCGCGAGCGCGCCCGCTACCTGATGCTCCGTCTCATCGAACGGGCGCGTGAGAAGCGCGTCGCCGTCCCCGAGATGCGCAGCACGGACTACGTCAACACCATCGCCACCAAGGACGAGCCGTTCTTCCCCGGCAACGAGGAGATCGAGCGCAAGGTCCTCAACGCGACCCGCTGGAACGCGGCCGTGATGGTGTCGCGTGCGCAGCGCCCGGGGATCGGCGTGGGCGGTCACATCGCCACGTTCGCCTCCTCCGCCTCCCTGTACGACGTGGGCTTCAACCACTTCTTCCGGGGCAAGGACGAGGGCGACGGCGGCGACCAGATCTTCTTCCAGGGGCACGCGTCCCCCGGCATCTACGCCCGCGCGTTCCTGCTGGACCGGCTGAGCGAGCAGCAGCTCGACGCCTTCCGCCAGGAGAAGTCGAAGGCTCCGTACGGGCTGTCCTCGTACCCGCACCCGCGGCTGATGCCGGACTTCTGGGAGTTCCCGACCGTCTCGATGGGCCTCGGCCCCCTCGGCGCGATCTATCAGGCGCGGATGAACCGCTACATGGAGGCGCGCGGCATCGCCGACACCTCCAAGTCGCATGTCTGGGCGTACCTCGGCGACGGCGAGATGGACGAGCCCGAGTCGCTCGGCCAGCTTTCCATCGCCGCCCGTGAGGGCCTGGACAACCTGACCTTCGTCGTCAATTGCAACCTCCAGCGCCTCGACGGCCCGGTGCGCGGCAACGGCAAGGTCATCCAGGAGCTGGAGTCGCAGTTCCGCGGCGCCGGCTGGAACGTCATCAAGCTGGTCTGGGACCGGAGCTGGGACCCGCTGCTCGCGCAGGACCGCGACGGCGTGCTGGTCAACAAGCTCAACACGACCCCGGACGGCCAGTTCCAGACGTACGCCACGGAGACGGGCGCGTACATCCGCAACCACTTCTTCGGTGACGACCACCGCCTGCGGGCCATGGTCGAGAACATGACCGACGACCAGATCCTGCACCTGGGACGCGGCGGTCACGACCACAAGAAGGTGTACGCGGCCTACGCGGCGGCCAAGGCGCACAAGGGCCAGCCGACCGTGATCCTGGCCCAGACCGTCAAGGGCTGGACGCTGGGTCCGAACTTCGAGGGCCGCAACGCGACCCACCAGATGAAGAAGCTGACGGTCGAGGACCTGAAGCGCTTCCGCGACCGGCTGCACATCCCGATCACGGACAAGCAGCTGGACGAGGGCTACCCGCCGTACTACCACCCGGGCCGCAAGTCCGAGGAGATCCAGTACATGCACGACCGGCGCAACGCGCTGGGCGGGTACGTACCGACCCGTGTCGTGCGGGCGAAGCCGCTGCCACTGCCGGTCGAGAAGACGTACGCGGCTGCGAAGAAGGGGTCCGGACAGCAGTCGATCGCCACGACGATGGCGTTCGTGCGCGTGCTCAAGGACCTCATGCGGGACAAGGAGATCGGCAAGCGTTTCGTGCTGATCGCGCCCGACGAGTACCGCACCTTCGGCATGGACGCGTTCTTCCCGAGTGCGAAGATCTACAACCCGCTGGGCCAGCAGTACGAGGCGGTCGACCGCGACCTGCTGCTCGCGTACAAGGAGTCGCCGACCGGTCAGATGCTGCACGACGGCATCTCCGAGGCGGGCTGCACGGCGTCGCTGATCGCCGCGGGTTCGGCGTACGCGACGCACGGCGAGCCGCTGATCCCGGTCTACGTCTTCTACTCGATGTTCGGCTTCCAGCGGACCGGCGACCAGTTCTGGCAGATGGCCGACCAGCTCGCGCGCGGCTTCGTCCTGGGCGCGACCGCCGGCCGTACGACGCTGACCGGTGAGGGCCTCCAGCACGCGGACGGCCACTCGCAGCTGCTCGCGTCGACGAACCCGGGCTGCGTCTCGTACGACCCGGCCTTCGGGTACGAGATCGCGCACATCGTGCAGGACGGTCTGAGGCGGATGTACGGCGAGAACGCCGAGGACGTCTTCTACTACCTGACCGTCTACAACGAGCCGATCCAGCACCCGGCGGAGCCCGAGAACGTGGACGCCGAGGGCATCCTCAAGGGCATCTACCGCTTCAAGGAGGGCGAGAAGGGCGAGATCGCGGCCCAGATCATGGCCTCCGGTGTGGCGGTGCCGTGGGCGGTCGAGGCGCAGCGGATCCTCGCGGAGGAGTGGAACGTCAAGGCCGACGTCTGGTCCGCCACCTCCTGGAACGAGCTGCGCCGCGACGCGGTCGAGGCGGACGAGTACAACCTGCTCCACCCGGAGGAGGAGATGCGCGTCCCGTACGTGACGCGGAAGCTCTCCGGCGCGCAGGGCCCGTTCGTGGCGGTGTCCGACTGGATGCGTTCGGTTCCGGACCAGATCTCCCGCTGGGTGCCGGGTCCGTACACCTCGCTCGGCGCGGACGGCTTCGGCTTCGCCGACACGCGTGGGGCGGCCCGCCGGTACTTCCACATCGACGCGCAGTCGATCGTCCTGGCGGTGCTCACCGAGCTCGCCAGGGACGGCAGGATCGACCGCTCGGCGCTGAAGCAGGCGGTGGACCGCTACCAGCTGCTGGACGTGACGGCGGCGGACCCCGGTGCCGCCGGGGGCGACGCGTAG
- a CDS encoding DUF3052 domain-containing protein, with translation MSATADHAEERTNPAVRLGFVPGQVVQEIGYDDDVEQELREGIEAITGQEIVDEDYDDVADVVVLWFRDEDGDLTDALVDAIGLLEDGGTVLLLTPKTGRDGYVEPSDISEAAQTAGLSQTKTVSAGKDWSAGRLVTPKGKR, from the coding sequence GTGAGCGCGACCGCGGACCACGCGGAGGAGCGGACCAACCCGGCAGTACGCCTGGGGTTCGTGCCCGGACAGGTGGTCCAGGAGATCGGCTACGACGACGACGTCGAGCAGGAACTCCGTGAGGGCATTGAGGCGATCACCGGCCAGGAAATCGTCGACGAAGACTACGACGACGTCGCTGACGTCGTTGTTCTCTGGTTCCGTGACGAGGACGGCGACCTTACGGACGCGCTGGTGGACGCCATCGGTCTGCTCGAGGACGGCGGCACCGTACTGCTGCTGACCCCGAAGACCGGCCGCGACGGCTACGTCGAGCCCAGCGACATCAGCGAGGCCGCCCAGACGGCGGGTCTGTCCCAGACCAAGACCGTCAGCGCGGGCAAGGACTGGAGCGCCGGCCGGCTGGTGACCCCCAAGGGCAAGCGCTGA